The Bicyclus anynana chromosome 3, ilBicAnyn1.1, whole genome shotgun sequence genome has a window encoding:
- the LOC112051859 gene encoding TBC1 domain family member 20 translates to MESHNPDGETGDKCDINGDCSPISNKDTVSFNHTKNIDDISTPSELKFDEDFEFEDPDVTEKRNELERCLKNPDLINLEQWQNFAKSKAGLISDEYRRQIWPLLVGVTEDEMTDPPSLDDLSKHSEYHQVVMDVNRSLKRFPPGIPYEQRVALQDQLTVLILRVIMKYPHLKYYQGYHDVAITLLLVCGERASFPLLCRLSYGPGAPLAPFMQATLQPTQHLLNYVFPVIRRADDRLADCLDKAGVGTMFALPWYLTWFGHSLNRYADVVRLYDYFLCAPPLFPVYVTAALVLHRAPDVLQCDCDMAMMHCLLSRLPDDLPFEDILVTAKKLYEENDPTDLEAEVNALEKREEEQRKLDQERMKRRQAGRVAPRGGGWLGALPAALRRPAGRRAALALTAALFAIYVYYRPELFRNREDSPDL, encoded by the exons ATGGAATCCCACAATCCAGACGGAGAAACTGGCGACAAATGCGATATAAATGGCGATTGTTCACCGATATCAAACAAGGACACGGTTAGCTTTAATCACACGAAAAACATTGACGACATCTCGACGCCTTCTGAATTAAAATTCGATGAAG ATTTTGAATTCGAGGATCCAGATGTTACTGAGAAGCGCAACGAACTGGAGAGATGTCTCAAGAACCCGGACCTGATCAACTTAGAGCAATGGCAAAACTTTGCCAAGAGCAAAGCAGGCTTAATTTCAG ATGAATACAGAAGACAAATATGGCCCCTGCTAGTGGGAGTGACAGAGGATGAGATGACAGACCCACCCTCTCTAGATGATCTCTCCAAACATAGTGAATACCATCAA GTGGTGATGGATGTGAACAGATCTCTGAAGCGGTTCCCCCCCGGCATTCCATATGAACAGAGGGTGGCTCTGCAAGACCAGCTCACAGTGCTCATCCTCAGGGTCATCATGAAGTATCCACACCTCAAGTATTATCAA GGCTATCACGACGTGGCAATCACCCTCCTGCTAGTGTGCGGCGAGCGCGCGTCGTTCCCGCTGCTGTGCCGCCTGTCGTATGGGCCGGGGGCTCCGCTGGCGCCCTTCATGCAGGCCACACTGCAGCCCACGCAGCACCTGCTCAACTACGTGTTCCCCGTCATACGGCGGGCCGACGACAGGCTCGCCGACTGTCTAGACAA GGCCGGCGTGGGCACGATGTTCGCGCTGCCGTGGTACCTCACGTGGTTCGGCCACAGCCTCAACCGGTACGCGGACGTGGTGCGGCTCTACGACTACTTCCTGTGCGCGCCGCCGCTGTTCCCCGTCTACGTCACCGCCGCGCTCGTGCTGCACCGCGCGCCCGACGTGCTGCAGTGCGACTGCGACATGGCCATGATGCACTGCCTGCTGTCCAGG TTACCAGATGACTTACCGTTTGAAGACATCTTGGTGACGGCGAAAAAGTTGTACGAAGAAAACGACCCCACTGATCTTGAGGCAGAAGTCAATGCTTTAGAGAAAAGAGA GGAAGAGCAGCGCAAGTTGGACCAGGAGCGCATGAAGCGGCGGCAGGCGGGCCGCGTGGCGCCCCGCGGCGGGGGCTGGCTGGGCGCGCTGCCCGCGGCGCTGCGGCGGCCGGcggggcggcgcgcggcgctggCGCTCACGGCCGCGCTGTTCGCCATCTACGTGTACTACCGGCCCGAGCTGTTCAG
- the LOC128199887 gene encoding uncharacterized protein LOC128199887, translating into METETENFTEKPIRKIEDIIDLQKANGNINVRQVAFKLPSDTDSGLSASVAKSSETGLTNAKLEYKKKAKRLRSKLQKDLLSDVVSWPSDSDITVLRMKPHSNKGDKKMSNIILGDGPHQPDSLSMINLATLILKSQPPSKQSLVEEYLLPLTSWERAVDPNVKKPTPLNAISNISNDTRELNAYQTRYSHTDMLSHKDSDAYECDTHTKSKVAKFLRLYFCPCCTCLYNLEKMQEPCALALQSAKKNVNN; encoded by the coding sequence ATGGAAACAGAAACTGAAAATTTCACAGAAAAACCAATTAGGAAAATTGAGGATATTATTGACCTGCAGAAGGCCAACGGCAACATAAATGTACGGCAGGTAGCATTTAAGTTACCCTCTGATACTGATAGCGGTTTATCTGCGAGCGTAGCCAAGTCTTCAGAAACCGGGTTGACTAACGCTAAACTAGAATACAAAAAGAAAGCAAAAAGATTACGTTCCAAACTTCAGAAAGACTTATTGTCGGATGTAGTATCTTGGCCGAGCGATTCGGATATAACCGTACTAAGAATGAAGCCACATTCCAATAAAGGTGATAAAAAGatgagtaatataatattaggcGACGGTCCCCACCAACCTGATAGTTTGTCTATGATAAATTTAGCTACTCTCATTTTAAAATCGCAACCGCCATCCAAACAAAGTCTCGTAGAAGAATATTTATTACCTCTGACTTCATGGGAGCGCGCAGTGGACCCAAATGTAAAGAAACCTACTCCATTGAATGCtatatcgaatatttcaaatgaTACTAGGGAATTAAACGCCTACCAAACACGATATAGCCATACAGATATGCTGTCTCATAAGGATAGCGATGCTTATGAGTGCGACACTCATACAAAATCGAAAGTGGCGAAATTTCTGCGTCTCTATTTCTGCCCTTGCTGCACATGTCTTTATAATTTGGAGAAAATGCAAGAACCCTGCGCTCTTGCTTTGCAAAGcgctaaaaaaaatgttaataattaa